TGTTTAACGGCTTTGAACAAAACATATTTGAATAAAAAAGCGGCTTCGCATGCCAAGATAATGCCGTTGATTAAATATTGGGTATCATCGTGCGGCCCGGTCAACTTTATGAGCAGCAAAGTGATCAGGGGGATAAGGCAGATAATCAGCCAATGCGGAAGCAGGTTTTTTTGTGGCATGGTTAAGTATTCCGGTGGGGCTTTAAGCCTGAATCATAGCAAAAGCCGCGATGTTTGGCAGCTTGGATACAGCAGGCCGTCTGAAAATTTCAGACGGCCTTCGGGTTATTGAATGCCGTTTTGTTTGTTTTCCAAGAATTCCCATCTCTCCAGTTTTTCCAATAACAGCATCTCGATTTCTTCGGCGCGCTGTTGCAATGCTCCTGCTTTTTCGTAGTCTTTGAAAATATCCGGATCGGAAAGTTGCCGGTTCAATTGAGCCTGCTCGGTTTCCAGTGCAGCCAATTCGTCCGGTAAAGCATCCAACTCGCGTTGTTCCTTATAGGATAGTTTTACCGTTCGGTTTGCTTTGGGTTTGACGGCTTTTTCCGATTCGACAGTTGTATTTTTGTTTTGGATTTCAGTAGCAAACTGTTGTTCGCGGTTTTTTGCGTCGATATAGTCCTGATAGCCGCCGATGTATTCTTTCAGACGGCCTTTACCTTCGAAGACGATGCTTTGGGTGATGACGTTATCCAGAAACATACGGTCGTGGCTGACGAGAAAGACCGTGCCTTGATAATCGCGCAATAGTTCTTCCAACAATTCTTGCGTATCGATATCCAAATCATTGGTCGGCTCGTCCAAAACCAGAATATTGGCCGGACGGGTAAACAGTTTGGCAAGCAGCAGGCGGTTACGCTCGCCGCCCGATAGCGAGGATACGGGGCTTTGGGCGCGGGCGGGGTGGAAAAGGAAGTCTTCCAGATAACTCATGACGTGTTTTTTCTTACCGCCGATTTCTACGTAATCGTTCCCTTGGCCCAATGTGTAAAACACGGTGTCGTTTTCGTTTAAGGCGCTGCGGAATTGGTCAAAATAGGCCACTTCCTGTTTGCTGCCTATGCGTATGCGTCCGTAAGTCGGTTGGAGTTCGCCGAGAATCAATTTCAGGAAAGTGGTTTTGCCGATACCGTTCGGGCCTATCAGGCCGATTTTGTCGCCGCGTTGGATGATGGCGGAAAATTTATCCATGATGACTTTATCGCCGTATTGGAAAGAGGCATGTTCCAATTCGGCAATGATTTTGCCGCTTTTTTCGCCGCTGTCGAGTTTGAAGTTGACTTGTCCTTGAATATTCCTGCGTTCTGCACGCTGGCGACGTAATTCTTCCAAACGGCGGACACGGCCTTCGTTACGGGTTCGGCGGGCTTCAATGCCGCGACGGATCCAAGCTTCTTCTTGGGCATGGAATTTGTCGAACAAGCGGTTGTGTTCGGCTTCTACCGCCAATTCCTGCTCTTTTTTCTCCCGGTATTTGGTGAATGATCCTGGGTAGGAGCGAAGTGTGCCTCGATCAAGTTCGACAATGCGGGTGGCGATATTATCGAGAAAACGGCGGTCGTGGGTAATCACGACCAAACTTCCGTTAAATTGTTTTAACAGGTTTTCCAACCAAATAATGGCTTCGATATCCAAATGGTTGGTGGGTTCGTCCAGCAATAGTACGTTCGGTTTCTGCACCCAGGCGCGCGCCAAAGCCACGCGTTTTTTCTGTCCGCCGGATAGGTTGCCGATTTTTTCCTGCTCGGGCAAGCCCAATTCGCTGATGCTTTGTTTGACTGCCGCATCGAGCTGCCAGCCGTTACGGGCTTCGATTTCGGATTGCAGCTCGTTCAATTCTTTCAATAATTCGGGAGCTTGGCTGCTTTCCAGTAGTCGGCTGATATGATGGTAACGGCTCAGCAAGTCGCGGATTTCGCCTAATCCTTCGGCAACGACATCAAAAACGGCGGCATCCTCGGGAAAAAATGATTCTTGGGGAACGTAAACGATTTTGAGGCTGTGTTGAACAATAATCTGCCCGTCGTCCAATTTCTGCACGCCGGCCAGAATTTTCAGAAAAGAGGATTTTCCCGCTCCGTTGCGGCCGATAAGGCCGATTTTTTCTCCGCTGTCGAGCTGGAACGAGGTTTTATCGAGTAGGGCGACATGGCCTACTGCAAAAGAGGCATTTTCAACGGATAGGATATTCATGTTTTCCGAATGGCAAATAATCTGGAAGGAAAATGGGAAAGGCCGTCTGAAAAAATGATTATTTTCAGACGGCCTGCCGTTTATTTCGGCTTATGCGCGTTTGCGGAATTCGCCGGTACGGGTATCGATTTCCACTTTGTCGCCGGTTTCAACGTAAGCCATAACTTGGATTTCGGTACCGCCGACCAAACGGGCGTTTTTCATTACTTTGCCTGAAGTGTCGCCCTTAACGGCAGGCTCGGTGTATTCTACTTCGCGCACGATGATGGTGGGCAGTTCTACGGAGATCGGGTTACCTTCGTAGAAAGTTACTTCGCATACGTCTTCCATGCCGTCTACGATGAATTTCAGTGCGTCGCCGATGTTTTCGGCTTCGATTTCATATTGGTTGAATTCTTCGTCCATGAATACGTACATGGGGTCGGCAAAGTAGCTGTAAGTACAGTTTTTGCGGGCCAGAATCACGACGTCGAATTTGTCATCGGCTTTGTAGATGGTTTCGGTGGCTGCGCCGGTCAGCAGGTTTTTCAGTTTCATGCTGACTTTGGCAGAGCTGCGGCCGCCTTTAATGTATTCGGTTTTTTGTACTACCATCGGGTCGTTGCCGACCATAAATACGTTACCTGCGCGCAGTTCTTGTGCGGTTTTCATAATGTGCTTCCAATCTAAAATCTGTTGATGCGGTTAAAAATAAACGCGCTATTTTATATTATCTTCAATAAATTTGGCTAGTTTTTCCGTGGCACTGGCTTGGTTAAACAAAAAATTTTGCCAGCTTGCCGCACCTTGTTGCCATTGATGTATTTGCTTCCACAGTGTTTGCCATGCTGAAAGGCGCTGCTGTTCAGTCAGCTCTACGGCTTGATTCAGCTCGTCGGACAAGGCCTGATGGGCGGAGGCGGTTTCTTCCGGGTAATACGGGTAAGCCTTATTCCAAAAGGCGTGCAGCTTATCGATATGTATTTTTTCATCTTGCGGATAGATATGCCAGAAGAAAGGTTTGCCTGAAAACTGGGCGCGCACGAAGCTGTCCTCTCCGCGAATCAAGAGGCCGTCTGAAAGTTGCAACAAGTCGTCAAAACGGTTTTGGGCGACAAACGGTATGCGGATCAGGCGTATACAGCCGATTTGAAAAGTATCGCCGCTTTCGCGCAGAGCATAATCCGGAAGGGCTCGGTATTCTTTCAGGCTTTCGATAATTTGCGTTCCGGCCAGCATTAACGTCATGGCTTGGCCTGCCTGTTGCCACATATCCAGCCATTTGTGCCAAACACCGCTTTTGTATCCGAACAGCAGCCATTCAGGACTGTTTTTCTCCGGCAGTTTCAATTCCCGGCGTAATGCTTGGACGGAGTGATCGCTTGCCGGCTGAAATCGGTAATTTTTTTCGCGCAACAATCCGCCGCTTTTTTCGGAAAAACCCATAAACCAAAAGTATTTTTGAATGCCGTTTGCCTGAAGTGAGGGCAGGGCGTGCAAACGTTCGTTGCTGTCTTCTGCGCTCAAATATTCCCAATTTAGCCATAAGGGTTTGCAGGCTTTAATGACGGCGATGATGTTGTCCGGCAGATTACAGCCGAATGTTTCGATGACGATTTGCGGGGCATGTTCGGGAAGATCGTAGGCATGATCGGGCTGCCATGTCCGCAGATGGATATTTTGGTAAGTGCAGGGCAGGGTTGGCAAATCGGGACACAGGGCTTGAAGTGCCGAAGGTTGGTCAACCCATAAACAGACGTTTAAATTCAATTCAGAATGCAGTATGTTTGCCAATCGCCAAGACACACCGATATCACCGTAATTATCGATAACATTACAAAAAATCCAGCAGTTTTTTTGAGGTAAACAAGCAGACATAAAACACCGTATTCAGCAAAGCTAGAAGCAGCAAGGTTTTACGCTGATTTTGTTTTTTGTCAAGCTTGAAACTGCTAATTTTTTTGCATTATCCACATTGACAAGGCGGCAGATAATGGCATGCCTATTTTTCTTGATTCAGGATGTTGACAAGTGTGTGAAAAATTTAAATATATGATTTTATTTATAAATAATTAAAGGCTTATTTTTTATGCAGCAATGGCGGAAGCCGTGATTTTACAAGGCAAAAGCGCTTAGTTCACAATTAATCCACAAAGTTATCCACAAAAGTTGTGGGTTATTACTCCATATCATTGTCCAGACTGGATTTCGTTAAAAAAGCCGACGCAAAACGGAAAAGCAGTCGCTTTTCAGACGGCCTGAAAAAGTTTTATTTTACGGAAACGGTTTGCAGGCAGAACGTGTTTTGTTTCCGTTTAAACAAACTTCCAGTTCTTTTTACTTTATCCGATATGGGAAACAGGCCGTCTGAAACTCTGAAATCTTCAGACGGCCTATTCATATATTCCACCATCAGCGCGCCGGGAAAACAGACATTAGTTTCAGATGGCCTTTTATGTTAAAATCACCGACTATTGTCTTACTGAATCCAAACATAATCATGACTGATGCCACCATCCGAAACGACCACCATTTTGCCAAAGAAACCATTCCCATCAGCTTGGAAGAGGAGATGCGCCGCAGCTATCTCGATTATGCGATGAGTGTGATTGTCGGACGCGCGCTGCCCGATGTGCGCGACGGTCTGAAGCCGGTTCACCGCCGCGTCTTATACGCCATGCACGAGTTGAAAAACAACTGGAACAGCGCGTATAAGAAATCTGCCCGTATTGTCGGCGACGTAATCGGTAAATACCACCCCCACGGCGACTCAGCCGTATATGACACGATCGTGCGTATGGCACAGGACTTTTCCATGCGCTATATGCTGGTTGACGGTCAGGGCAACTTCGGTTCGGTAGACGGCGACGGCGCGGCAGCCATGCGTTATACCGAGATCCGCATGGCGAAAATCGCCCACGAAATGTTGGCGGATATCGAAGAAGAAACCGTTAATTTCGGCCCGAACTACGACGGTAGCGAGCATGAACCGTTGGTGTTGCCTACACGTTTCCCTGCATTGCTGGTTAACGGCTCTTCCGGCATTGCCGTCGGCATGGCCACCAATATTCCTCCGCACAACCTTCCCGATACCATCAATGCATGTCTGCAATTATTGGCAGACCCGCAAACCGATATCGATGTGCTGATCAATACCATCAAAGCACCCGATTTTCCGACCGGAGCCACGATTTACGGCATGAGCGGTGTGCGCGAAGGCTATAAAACCGGCCGCGGCCGCGTGGTGATGCGCGGTAAAACGCACATTGAGCCTATCGGCAAAAACGGCGAACGCGAAGCCATCATCATTGACGAAATTCCTTATCAAGTAAACAAAGCCAAGCTGGTTGAGAAAATCGGCGAGCTGGTGCGCGACAAAGTGCTGGAAGGCATCTCCGATTTGCGCGACGAGTCCGACAAATCGGGCATGCGCGTGGTTATCGAACTGAAGCGCAACGAAAATGCCGAAGTGGTGTTAAACCAGCTTTACAAGCTCACCCAGCTGCAAGACAGCTTCGGCATCAATATGGTGGCGCTGGTGGACGGTCAGCCTCGTTTGCTGAATCTGAAACAGATTTTGAGCGAATTTATCCGCCACCGCCGCGAAGTGGTTACCCGCCGCACCTTATTCCGCTTGAAAAAAGCCCGTCACGAAGGCCATATCGCCGAAGGTAAAGCCGTTGCCTTATCCAATATCGACGAAATGATCCAATTGATCAAAGAATCCGCAGATGCCCCGGAAGCCAAAGAAAAAATGCTGGCCCGTCCGTGGCGTTCCTCTTTGGTGGAAGAGATGCTGTCGCGCACCGATTTGGATTTGACAATGGCGCGCCCTGAAAACCTTCCGGCGGGACTGGGTTTACAGCAAAACGGCTATTTCTTAAGCGAACTGCAAGCCGATGCCATTTTGCGCATGAGCCTGCGTAACCTGACCGGTTTGGATCAGGACGAAATCGTTAAAGACTACAAAAGCATCATGGCAAACATTATTGATTTGCTGGATATTTTGGCCAAATCGGAACGTATCGACGACATTATCCGCACCGAATTGGAAGAAGTGAAGGCACAGTTCGGCGACGAACGCCGCAGTGAAATCAACCCGTTCGGCGGCGATATTGCCGACGAAGACCTGATTCCGCCGCGCGAAATGGTGGTAACGCTGACGCACGGAGGCTATATCAAAACCCAGCCGACTACCGACTATCAAGCCCAGCGTCGCGGCGGACGCGGCAAACAGGCTGCGGCAACCAAAGACGAGGATTTCATTGAAACCCTGTTTGTTGCCAATACCCATGATTATCTGATGTGCTTCACCAACTTCGGCAAATGCCACTGGATTAAGGTATACAAACTGCCCGAAGGCGGACGCAACAGCCGAGGCCGTCCGATTAACAATGTGATTCAGTTGGATGAAGGCGAAAAAGTCAGCGCAATCCTGCCGGTACGCGAATTCCCCGAAGACGAATATGTATTCTTCGCAACCGCGCAAGGCATGGTGAAAAAAATCCAACTGAGCGCATTCAAAAACGTCCGCAGCCAAGGTATTAAAGCGATTGCTTTGAAAGAGGGCGATCATTTGGTCGGTGTCGCCAAAACCGGCGGTAACGACGATATCATGCTGTTCTCCAACCTCGGCAAAGCCATCCGCTTCAATGAATATTGGGAACGCAGCAACGAAGCGGAAGATGCCGATAGCGAAAACGAAGATTCAGACGGCATCGAAACCGATGCGGCCGAAGACGACAGCAACGAAACTGCCGCACCGAAAGCAAACGGCGTACGCCCGTCCGGTCGCGGCAGCGGCGGATTGCGCGGCATGCGCCTGCCTTCAGACGGCCGCATCGTCAGCCTGATTACCTTCTCGCCGGAATGCGAGCAAGACGCCGCCTTGCAGGTGTTGACTGCCACGGAAAACGGCTACGGCAAGCGCACCCCGATTGCCGACTACAGCCGCAAAGGAAAAGGCGGGCAGGGCAACATTGCCATCAACACCGGCGAGCGTAACGGCGAATTGGTTGCCGCGACACTGGTGGCGGAAACCGACGATTTGATGCTGATTACCAGCGGCGGCGTATTAATCCGCACCAAAGTCGAGCAAATCCGCGAAACAGGCCGAGCTGCGGCAGGGGTGAAGCTGATTAATCTTGATGAAGGAGAGACGCTGGTTAGTCTGGAACGCGTAGCCGAAGAACCTGAAGAGGCTGCCGTAGAGGAAAACAGCGCATCTCCAGAAAACGTTACAGAATAATCAAGATTCTATGCGTATAAAAGGCCGTCTGAAAATTTCAGACGGCCTTTTTTTCAGACGGCCTTTTTTTCAGACGGTCTTTTTTTCAGACGGTCTTTTTTTCAGACGGCCTTTTTTTTCAGACGGCCTT
Above is a genomic segment from Neisseria weaveri containing:
- a CDS encoding ATP-binding cassette domain-containing protein, which produces MNILSVENASFAVGHVALLDKTSFQLDSGEKIGLIGRNGAGKSSFLKILAGVQKLDDGQIIVQHSLKIVYVPQESFFPEDAAVFDVVAEGLGEIRDLLSRYHHISRLLESSQAPELLKELNELQSEIEARNGWQLDAAVKQSISELGLPEQEKIGNLSGGQKKRVALARAWVQKPNVLLLDEPTNHLDIEAIIWLENLLKQFNGSLVVITHDRRFLDNIATRIVELDRGTLRSYPGSFTKYREKKEQELAVEAEHNRLFDKFHAQEEAWIRRGIEARRTRNEGRVRRLEELRRQRAERRNIQGQVNFKLDSGEKSGKIIAELEHASFQYGDKVIMDKFSAIIQRGDKIGLIGPNGIGKTTFLKLILGELQPTYGRIRIGSKQEVAYFDQFRSALNENDTVFYTLGQGNDYVEIGGKKKHVMSYLEDFLFHPARAQSPVSSLSGGERNRLLLAKLFTRPANILVLDEPTNDLDIDTQELLEELLRDYQGTVFLVSHDRMFLDNVITQSIVFEGKGRLKEYIGGYQDYIDAKNREQQFATEIQNKNTTVESEKAVKPKANRTVKLSYKEQRELDALPDELAALETEQAQLNRQLSDPDIFKDYEKAGALQQRAEEIEMLLLEKLERWEFLENKQNGIQ
- the efp gene encoding elongation factor P; amino-acid sequence: MKTAQELRAGNVFMVGNDPMVVQKTEYIKGGRSSAKVSMKLKNLLTGAATETIYKADDKFDVVILARKNCTYSYFADPMYVFMDEEFNQYEIEAENIGDALKFIVDGMEDVCEVTFYEGNPISVELPTIIVREVEYTEPAVKGDTSGKVMKNARLVGGTEIQVMAYVETGDKVEIDTRTGEFRKRA
- the earP gene encoding elongation factor P maturation arginine rhamnosyltransferase EarP, with product MSACLPQKNCWIFCNVIDNYGDIGVSWRLANILHSELNLNVCLWVDQPSALQALCPDLPTLPCTYQNIHLRTWQPDHAYDLPEHAPQIVIETFGCNLPDNIIAVIKACKPLWLNWEYLSAEDSNERLHALPSLQANGIQKYFWFMGFSEKSGGLLREKNYRFQPASDHSVQALRRELKLPEKNSPEWLLFGYKSGVWHKWLDMWQQAGQAMTLMLAGTQIIESLKEYRALPDYALRESGDTFQIGCIRLIRIPFVAQNRFDDLLQLSDGLLIRGEDSFVRAQFSGKPFFWHIYPQDEKIHIDKLHAFWNKAYPYYPEETASAHQALSDELNQAVELTEQQRLSAWQTLWKQIHQWQQGAASWQNFLFNQASATEKLAKFIEDNIK
- the gyrA gene encoding DNA gyrase subunit A; translation: MTDATIRNDHHFAKETIPISLEEEMRRSYLDYAMSVIVGRALPDVRDGLKPVHRRVLYAMHELKNNWNSAYKKSARIVGDVIGKYHPHGDSAVYDTIVRMAQDFSMRYMLVDGQGNFGSVDGDGAAAMRYTEIRMAKIAHEMLADIEEETVNFGPNYDGSEHEPLVLPTRFPALLVNGSSGIAVGMATNIPPHNLPDTINACLQLLADPQTDIDVLINTIKAPDFPTGATIYGMSGVREGYKTGRGRVVMRGKTHIEPIGKNGEREAIIIDEIPYQVNKAKLVEKIGELVRDKVLEGISDLRDESDKSGMRVVIELKRNENAEVVLNQLYKLTQLQDSFGINMVALVDGQPRLLNLKQILSEFIRHRREVVTRRTLFRLKKARHEGHIAEGKAVALSNIDEMIQLIKESADAPEAKEKMLARPWRSSLVEEMLSRTDLDLTMARPENLPAGLGLQQNGYFLSELQADAILRMSLRNLTGLDQDEIVKDYKSIMANIIDLLDILAKSERIDDIIRTELEEVKAQFGDERRSEINPFGGDIADEDLIPPREMVVTLTHGGYIKTQPTTDYQAQRRGGRGKQAAATKDEDFIETLFVANTHDYLMCFTNFGKCHWIKVYKLPEGGRNSRGRPINNVIQLDEGEKVSAILPVREFPEDEYVFFATAQGMVKKIQLSAFKNVRSQGIKAIALKEGDHLVGVAKTGGNDDIMLFSNLGKAIRFNEYWERSNEAEDADSENEDSDGIETDAAEDDSNETAAPKANGVRPSGRGSGGLRGMRLPSDGRIVSLITFSPECEQDAALQVLTATENGYGKRTPIADYSRKGKGGQGNIAINTGERNGELVAATLVAETDDLMLITSGGVLIRTKVEQIRETGRAAAGVKLINLDEGETLVSLERVAEEPEEAAVEENSASPENVTE